A single genomic interval of Lepidochelys kempii isolate rLepKem1 chromosome 13, rLepKem1.hap2, whole genome shotgun sequence harbors:
- the LOC140896748 gene encoding olfactory receptor 11A1-like, protein MEKGEGENQTSISEFILLGFGNLPGLQILFFLLFLGIYIVTMAANLVIVVLVVVDQHLHSPMYFFLGNLSWLEICYSSTIVPRMMASFLTGDRTVSVTGCMVQFYWFGVLLTVECYLLVSMSYDRYLAICKPLRYATLMNGRFCMQLAAGSWLSSFIILAIIIYLVSQLAFCGPNEIDNFFCDLTQMINLSCSDTGLVNLATLIFSSTNIILPFLLTLASYVYIISTILRISSINGKQKAFSTCSSHLIMVTIYYGTLITVYMLPNTGALRNLNKFVSVLYTVLTPLINPLIYSLKNKKVKEALRRARQKCWVFQ, encoded by the coding sequence ATGgagaaaggagaaggggaaaatcAAACGTCTATCTCCGAATTCATCCTGCTGGGATTCGGGAATCTCCCTGGACTGCAAATTCTGTTCTTCTTGCTGTTTCTAGGTATCTACATTGTCACCATGGCTGCGAACTTGGTCATTGTAGTGCTAGTTGTGGTTGATCAGCACCTTCACAgtcccatgtacttcttcctggggaacttgtcctgGTTGGAAATCTGCTACTCCTCAACCATCGTGCCCAGGATGATGGCCAGTTTCCTGACTGGGGACAGAACTGTTTCTGTTACCGGCTGCATGGTTCAGTTTTATTGGTTTGGTGTCCTATTGACTGTTGAGTGTTATCTGCTAGTTTCGATGTCTTATGATCGGTACTTAGCAATATGTAAACCCCTGCGCTATGCAACACTTATGAATGGCAGGTTCTGTATGCAGCTAGCAGCTGGATCTTGGCTAAGTTCATTCATCATTCTTGCTATAATAATATATTTGGTATCACAATTAGCCTTCTGTGGCCCTAATGAAATTGATAATTTCTTCTGTGATCTCACCCAAATGATTAACCTCTCCTGCAGTGACACCGGTCTGGTTAATCTGGCAACCCTCATCTTCTCTTCCACAAACATCATTCTACCATTTCTTTTGACCCTAGCATCTTATGTTTATATCATCTCCACCATCCTGAGAATCTCTTCCATCAATGGCAagcaaaaggccttttccacctgCTCCTCCCATCTTATCATGGTCACAATTTATTATGGGACTCTAATAACTGTCTACATGTTACCAAACACTGGAGCACTCAGAAACCTGAACAAATTTGTTTCTGTCCTTTACACTGTCTTGACACCCCTGATCaatcccctcatctacagcctgaaaAACAAAAAGGTCAAAGAGGCCCTGAGGAGAGCACGGCAGAAATGTTGGGTCTTCCAATAA